Genomic window (Argonema galeatum A003/A1):
CGGGTTGATGAAAATCATTGTAAAACCTCAATTGCTTAACTTTAGTAGAGGCGTTAGTTTAGGAGAAGCCCGGTTTCTCTAAGAAACCGGGTTTCTGATATCTGAAATTATGACATAATTGGATCGATTGCCAAGTGGATATGGCTACAAACGCCAAATTTGCAGATAGATACTCTACCATCGCCGCCCAGCCGACTTATTGCTGAGGTAGTTTTTTTTTGGTAAACTAAGAGTAATTGCTTCTACCTAAAGTCTGGAATGGCAGGTAATCGTGCGGAAACGTTGGTTATTTCCTCTCCTGTTGAGTTTATCTCTGGTAACGATACCTCTGTTGGCTGTTGGACAGACGATTGATGAGTTGTTTCAGCAAGGTAAGGTAGCGATAGAGTCTAGGAACTATTCTCAGGCGGAAAGTATTTATCGCCAAGCTATTCAACTCTATCCAAATAATGCTGTTACTTACTACAAGCTGGGCAATGCGCTGTACAACCAGAAGAAACTCGAAGAAGCAGTAGAGAACTATCGCCGCGCCATCCAACTCGACCCCAATTATGCTGCTGCTTACCACGATCTGGGCATTGTGTTGTATTCCCAGAAGAAATTGGATGAAGCAATAGCCAACTATCACCGCGCCATCCAACTCGACCCTAACTCTGCGATTACTTACGTCAGTCTGGGCAATGTGCTTGATGACCAGAAAAAATCGGAAGAAGCAATAGCCAACTATCGCCGCGCTATCCAACTCGACCCCAATTCTGTTTACGCTTACTTCAATATGGGTGTTGCGCTTTCTCGCGAAAATAATATTGAAGAAGCGATTGCATCCTATCGCCGCGCCATTCAACTCGACCCCAACTATGCTGTTGCTTATAATGGTCTAGGCAATGCGCTGATACAGCAGGGTAAACTCGATGAAGCATTAATCAACTATCGCCGTGCCATCCAACTCGACCCCAACTTAGGTGCTGCTTATAATGGTCTAGGCGTTGCGCTGAGACAGCAGGGTAAACTCGATGAAGCATTAATCAACTATCGCCGCGCCATCCAACTCGACCCCAACAATGCTAATGCTTACATCGGTCTGGGCAATGCGCTGAGTGACCAGAAGAAACTCGATGAAGCGATCGCATCCTATCGCCAAGCATTGAGATTACCAGAAGATACAACTACAACTCCAGCCAGCGTTCATACTTCAGCGCACAATAATTTAGGCTTAGTACTCCAGCAACAAGGGAAAATAGAAGAAGCAATTGCAGAATTTAAACAATCAATCACCTTAGACCCCAACTTCGTATATGCCCAAAACAATCTCAAAGAAGCAGAACGCCTACTAGCATTACGGCGAAATCCCCAATCAATCATAGTAGATGACAGACAATGGTTGCCTAGTCGAGAAAAAAACCCCTTAGTAGATATTTATCGGTCTGTTGTGTGGATTAGCGCCGATATTCCTGCCGGTAGAAATACTGGCGCTGGTTGGGTCGTTAAACGTGAAGGAAACAAAGTTTGGATTATCACCAATCGCCACGTCGTCAGTGATGCTGAAGGTACGAGACAACCCAGCGAAAATATTGAGATAGAATTTTACAGTGAACCGCCTAACGGCCAATTCCGTCGCCGCTACAAGGCACAACTTTCCAAGATTACCAATCCCGATGACTCCCTGGATTTAGCTGTTTTAGAAGTTACAGGCATTCCCGATGATATCAAGCCATTGCAAATGTATTCAGGCATAGTCAGCAACACCACCCTAGTTCGCGTAATTGGACATCCCAATAACGGTCGTTATTGGAGTCAAGTTCGCGGAGAAATTAGCAACGTTAACCCCAATGAAACCACACTACAAATAGATGCTAACCTCGCTCAAGGCAATTCTGGTGGCCCGGTAATTGACCTAGAAAATCGTGTTGTTGTTGGGGTCATGGTTCAGATTACTGATGGCAACCAAGCTTTAGATGCTGCTGACACCAATCGCGACCAACCCCCAACGACAGGTGGCTTTGGTTTCGCTTATCGTATCGATGTTGTGATGGAAAAATTGCGTAATTGGGGAATCTTGAAATGATATGAAAAGTAAAAACGCTATGAACTACAAATTCCTACTAACAAGTCTATTAATCTTAAATTTACACAGCCTTCCCGCCCAAGCTTGTCCCAACGGCAACCCCCAAACCCTCGGTTATATCCGCCGCGACAACAACCGCTGCGAAGGCATTGCTAATATCAACGTTGGCGGTTCTTTCAGTCTAATTTCCTTCGTCACCCGCAACATTCCCACATTCGGCGACAACCTCAGTTTGCAAATTCCCCGCATTGGCGACACTTCCCCCAATATCAGTGTGCGTTCTTTGGGCAGAAATTATCAATTAGATGACTTCTCTCTTGTCCGCAGTCAAAATAACTTTACCTTCAACTGGCCTACGCGGATTTTAAAAGAAGCCAATATTTCACCTAACAGCTTACGCGCCTTAGCTTCCATCAATTTAGGTTCTCAGGTTGTCTATGTACCAGTGATTTTGGGGCAACCTTCCGGTCAGTATGAAATCGTGCTTTATTCATCCCAATTGGTCAAAATTTCCACCTTTGAAATCAGCCGCAACAATCAAGTCGTCTATCGCAGTCCGCGCAATAATCCCCAGCGGGGAGAAATTATTTTCACTTGGGATGGACGCAATCAACCTGCGGGTCGCTATCAGTTGCGCCTTGCTGCCCAATTAGAGCAATATGGTAGACCGCCAGAACAAGTAAATTCGCTAATTACTTTTGAACATAATCCTAATTGGTTGAAATGATGAAATTCCCAATTATAAAATTTTACACTTATTGTTTTTGGGTAATATATGGCATCAGCTTTTGTATTTGGTTAGCCATCATTGCCTATTTATGGTTAGGATTTAAACTGATTGAAGGTATAAAATGGATGTTTTTCAATCACAAACTATTGGCTATTATTATGATAAAAAGTATAAAAAATATATTTTTAAATCCCCAAAAAATTGGTATCCTTCTAATCTTATTATTCACAGTTATTCTTCTCCTAGCTATCTTCCCTGTCACCCATAACTTTGAGGGGCAACTAATCGTACAAGAAATGAATTTTACTTATGTTGGCAATAACTCAAATAAGCTGTTTCTTAATTCAATTCGTGGTATCAATCAAATTTCAGTTAGAGGCACTCAAACATTGACATTAACTGGGAAATTTGCTAGCAAAACCTATCCCCAGCTAAATAAGTTAAACAAGCTGACAATTGAATTACCCAATGAAAAGAGTAACTTGAGTATTTCTCCTGCGAATCCTCAAAAAACTAGCCAAATTGAAATGGAATTGCGGCTACAACCAAATACAACTGTTAAAGGACTTAATTATAACTCTTACGACGATAAGAAGCACAAAGTTAAAGTTAATTACCTTTCCCTATCGCTGCAAACAGAAACAGAAAAAACTGCTGCCAATTTATTACAGATGCAACTTGGCGATCAATTTCTGAAATTACAGCTAGAAGATTACCGTTTACCCAACCTGAAATTACCAACTAATTCTAATAATTCCGATTCCGAATTGGAAGTTATTTTTAAACCTGATATTCAAGAAATAGGATTGCATCTACCACAAACCACTGATTTACTTATAGACTTACCCGAACCTACAACAAGAGAATACTCTCAATGGTTCCGGGGAGATTTGGCCGTAAAAAATGTCCAATTTTACCAGATTGAAAAAACTGGTGTTGATGTAAAAGATGATTTATTTAATTCTACCATACTCGCAGGGCAAATTCGCATGGCAGGTCAAGAACACAAGATCGAAAAAAATCAATTTTTAATCACTGAAGAACCAGGCGTTAAATTACTGCGAAATATCCAAATTAACCCAGAATCGCCCCAAGGTTTAGAAGTACGCATCGCTGGGGAAACAAAGCGACTGCAAATAGGATTAGATGCTCGCTTTCCTGTTGTTACTATCCAAGCTACTTTGTTAGATAAATTTTTGGCGCGAGATACTATAATTGCTTTAATTTCTTTTTCTGCTGCTTCTTTTAGTTATGTATTGTATTGGCTACTGGAACAGTGGGCTAAATCTAATCAAAAATCTTGACTTCCCCTAGCGATTGAAATTGTCGCGCAGACTGCTAAAATATTTTTAGTTGAAAAAGTAAGTTTTGGCTAAAAGCCTTGTCCAGTAAGGTTTGCGAGCTAAACTTTTTACTTTTACCATCCTAAGTCTGAATTACCTATAGCAATCCTAAATGAGTCGTGAACACATATTTAATAGTGAATGTTGGGTTACGACGCGGGAAAAGACCTATCTGTGAGCATTATAAGTTAATTACCGCGTCTAACCCAACCTAGCATTTGTTTACATCTCATTTAGGATTGCTATATATTATTCGACTATAAAATCATCTTACAACCCAAACTTTTAGGAGTATTGCTGTGGACGTAAAAGCTGCTGTTGCTTTTGAGGCTGGTAAACCGTTAAGCATCGAAACTGTACAATTAGAAGGGCCTAAAGAGGGAGAAGTCCTCGTCGAAATCAAAGCCACCGGAGTCTGTCATACCGATGCTTACACTCTCTCTGGGGCCGATCCGGAAGGCTTATTTCCCGCCATTTTAGGTCATGAAGGTGCAGGGGTTGTCGTTGAAGTGGGGTCTGGTGTGACAAGCGTTAAACCGGGCGATCGCATTATTCCCCTTTACATCCCAGAATGCCGCAATTGCAAATACTGTCTCAGCAGAAAAACTAATCTTTGTCAAGCAATTCGCACAACTCAAGGGCGTGGCGTGATGCCAGATGGTACGAGTCGCTTCTCAATAAATGGGCAACCGCTCCATCACTATATGGGTACATCCACCTTTGCCAACTATACTGTATTGCCAGAAATTGCGGTAGCCAAAATTCGCGAAGATGCCCCTTTTGATAAAGTTTGTTTAATAGGTTGTGGCGTTACAACAGGCATCGGTGCAGTTATTAATACTGCCAAAGTTGAGCCAGGAGCAAATGTTGTTGTTTTTGGTTTGGGTGGGGTGGGTTTGAATGTCATTCAAGGCGCACGCATGGTGGGGGCGAACATGATTGTGGGCGTCGATCTAAATCCTGCTAAGCGAACTTTAGCCGAGAAATTTGGCATGACTCACTTTGTCAATACTCAAGAAATTGATGGCGATTTGGTATCTTATCTGGTAGAGTTAACGGGCGGTGGTGCAGATTATAGTTTTGAATGTATTGGCAATGTTAATGTGATGCGACAAGCCTTGGAATGCTGTCACAAAGGTTGGGGTGTAAGTGTTGTTGTTGGTGTGGCTGGTGCGGGACAAGAAATTAGTACTCGTCCATTTCAATTAGTAACCGGACGAGTTTGGAAAGGTACTGCTTTTGGAGGTGCAAGAGGTCGCACTGATGTGCCTCAAATTGTGGACTGGTACATGAATGGTTTGATTAATATTGATAACCAAGTGACTCATGTTATGCCGATTACGCAGATTAATGAGGCTTTTGCGTTGATGCACGAAGGAAAGTCCATTCGCACGGTTTTGACGTTTTAGCTATTGTTTCTAAAACAGGTCTTACACAAAATCACGAAAAATCAAGCATTGTCGGGGCGGGTTTTGTACTAGGGATATCTGTGAAATGCTTAATTTATCGGCTAAACCCGCCCCTACGCCAAAAATGGGTGCGGAAGTCCTGTAAAATCTAAAATAAAATTTATGTCTGCATCTCTCAACCTTATCAGCGAATCGGCTTGCTTTGGCGGTACAATTGGCTTTTACAGTCATCACTCCCAAGCTTGCAATAGCGAAATGAAATTCGCTGTGTACCAACCACCGCAAGCCAAATTACGATCGGTCCCTGTTCTCTACTTTCTCTCTGGTTTAACCTGCACTGAAGAAAACTTTATGGTGAAGGCGGGGGCGCTGCGATTTGCGGCTGAATACGGGTTGATGCTGGTAGCGCCGGATACTAGCCCTCGCCATACGGGGATTGCGGGTGAGGATGATGATTGGGATTTGGGTACGGGTGCGGGTTTTTACGTTGATGCCACGATCGGGCCTTGGAAAGCGCACTATCGGATGTACAGTTATGTGGTGGATGAACTACCAGCTGCGATCGCACAAAATTTCCCAGCCATACCGGAACGACAAGGCATTTTCGGTCATTCGATGGGGGGTCATGGGGCGCTGATTTGCGCTTTGAAAAATCGCGATCGCTACCTGTCCGTTTCCGCCTTCGCCCCCATCAGCGCACCCATGCGCTGTCCTTGGGGACAAAAAGCCTTCTCTCACTACTTGGGAACTGACATGGAAACTTGGCGTGCCTACGATGCTAGCGAATTGGTACTCACGACTAAGTGCGATCGTCCCATTCTCATCGATCAAGGCACTGCCGATGTCTTTCTCGCGAAGCAACAATTGCTACCAGAAGTGTTTGAACAAGCTTGTGCCAAAGCTGGAGTGCCGCTGATGTTAAGGATGCAAGAAGGTTACGATCACAGCTATTACTTTATCGCGACTTTTATGGAAGATCACATCCGCCATCACGCTGCTGTTTTGTGTCAGTAATCCTAGTTGGAAATTCTCTTTATATCATGTCCTTACGCATCGTTAGTGTAAGAGTGATATCGTCAAATTGTTTGTTGCCATCGGTGGTTAAATTTTTACCACAGATGAAGACAGATGAACACAGATGAACACAGATAAGAGTGGGAATTTTTTAGACAAGCGATGCCACCGTACATGATTTTAATCAGGGGAACCAATGAGGGTAAATGCTGCCCAATTCTTCGGATCGGGGTGGTTTTTGATTGTTGCCAGCATCGCTTGTCGCAAAGCTTGGACTTTATCGGGATTCTTTTGCAGCTGGCGATAAAATTCGGTCATTAATTCTGCGGTGGGGGCATCTGGAACAGACCACAGGGAGACGATGACGCTGGGAACGCCTGCGGCAATTAAGGCGCGTGACAGACCAATAACGCCATCGCCGGTAATTTTGCCTCTGCCTGTGTCACAGGCACTCAGGACAACTAATTCGGCGTTTAGCTTCAATTTTAGTATTTCGCTGGATGTGAGCAGTCCGTCATCTTTACCGGATGGCGCTAGTGCGATCGCACCGGGCATACCCAATTGTCTAAAATCATCGAGCAATCCGTGTGTAGCCAGATGAATAATTCTGGCGTTGGACATCTTTTGCACTATAGATGCTTTGGTGGCCCGATCGCCAGTGATGGCTTGGGTATTTAACAGAGTAGCAATAGCCGTAGCTTCCCGCTCTGCACCCGGTAAACTCGGCAGCTGTTGCGGTGGTTCTCCTGATTTGCCTGGAATGCTAGGCATGGTAGGATTGCCAACCACAAGTACATCATTTTCTGAGACTTGTTGCCGTTGCTTATGAGTTAAATCTAGTACTTGAATTGCTGGAGCGATCGAGATGGTATGTTGTTCGATCAAGTATTTACCAGAAGCATCTTGCAAAGCGGCAAAGGGAACGAGAAATAGAGATTCTTGTGGCACGAAAATTACGCGATCTTCTGGATTTTCTGGTAGCAGGTCAGCAATTGGCTGGATTAATAGTTGATGAAGTTGTTTAAGTTGTTGCGCTTGGTTACCAGGTTTATCTGCTACTGTTGCCGATACAAATAAGCCGCGACCCCCCACACCTATCGATTCGCGGCTAGTCGAAACTAAGTCTGCTAAAGAGATATTTTGTTGCTGCCATAGAGGTTTTAGGTCGATGCGACGAAAGGCAACTTCACCTGTTGGTTTGATTACCCAGATAAAGAGTTCGGATTCCTTGGCTTGTCGCTTTCCTTGAACGTCAAAAACACTATAAGTAATAGCATATTCTACAAGTGTGGCATTTTGAGCTTTAGCAATTTGTTTGATTTTCTCAATGTTGGGTGGATCTATGGTTGTGCGATCGCCTGAAGTATATCCTAGCCGTATGGCTAATAAATCAGCGTAGGCGCGGGCTCGTCCCTGTTCGGACACTTCCAACGCTGCATTGATTTTACTCTGGTCGCTCAGTACTTCTTGAAGATTACGATATGTAGTAGATTGGATTTCAAAAATTGATACTTTGTTAGCATCAGAATCATTACTAATTCCTAATCCAGCTCGCAGAGATTCCCAAACTTCAACGCCAGCAAATAGGTTTTTTTCAGATTCGATCAGTTGACGCAAGTGAAACAAAGCATCACCCAAATTAGTCAGAGCAATTCCTTCTCCTAAACGGGCGCGGAGTTCCTGAACTATCGATAAACTTTGTTTATGGTATTCAAGCGCTTTGTCATATTCACCCGCAGCAGAGTAGGTACTGCCCACATTCAACAACGCTTGTGCTTCTTGTAGGCGATCGCCTATTTCCCTGGCGATAACCAAACTCTGCTGGTGGTATTCGATCGCACGTGGAAAGTTACCCAAAGCAGTGTAGACATTGCCCAAATTTCCTAGCGCCTGTGCCTCCCCGTAGCGGTCTTTATTTTGTCGCACCAGGGCTAAACTCTGCTCCTGATATTCGATCGCTTTGTCATAGTTTCCTTGGGCAAGGTAAGCATTACCGAGATTTCTCTTTGTTGGCCCCTCCCACTCTAGCGCGGGTATTGCTTCCGTAATTGCTAAACTTTCATTATAATATTTAATCGCTTTCTTATAATTTCCAATTGCTCCATAAGCCGCTCCTAAACCTCCTAAAGCTAAAGCTTCTCCCAGGCGATTTTCCATTTTACGCGCTAATTCTAAATGCTCTTTATGGTATTTAATGGAGTTAGCGTAATCTCCTATGACAAAGTAACTTACCGCCAAATTATTCACCGCATACTGTTCCCACTGTCGATTATTGTGTTCTTTAGCGATCGCTAAATTCTGCTCGTAACACCGAATTAGTTTTTCATAGGTTACCTGAGTACGATTACCCAGATTCATCCCTTTGAGAGAATCGACTTGTTGTTCGCACTCTTGCATTTTTTGTGCGATTTTAGGATCGGTTTGATTAGTTCTTCCTGGCGATGTTGATGGTCGATTTGGCTGACTTGTTGAATTAGAAGCAGTACTGTTTTGATTAGTTTGTCCTGTTGATTGCGTGGGCTGATTTTGTTGACTTGTTCCAGTTGAAGTTGTACTGCTTTGATTTGATTGTGTTGGCGATGTTCTGGTTTGAGTTGTGCCTGTTGAAGTTGTACTGCTTTGATTTGATTGTGTTGGCGATGTTCTGGTTTGAGTTGTGCCTGTTGAAGTTGAGGTATTTTGATTTGATTGTGTTGGTGATGTTGGGGTTTGAGTTGTGCCTGTTGAAGTTGCGGTATTTTGATTTGATTGTGTTGGCGATGTTGAAGGCTGACTTGCTTGCTCTGTTGAAGTAGTAATGGAATTGTTGGGATTATTTTGCTCTCCTAATGTCGAGGGCTGAGTACCTTGAGCTATTGAGGAATCATTTGAGCCACCATTTGATGGCGTGTTAAGCTCGTTGGTCGGCTCAGGCACATTTGGAGGAGTGTAAATACTGGGACTTGTGGGAGGGGAAGTGTCGGGATTATTCGAGCCACCATCTGTAGGCTTCTCAAGCGTTGGGGTTGCCTCAGATGTGTTTGAAGGCTGATTGGTTGAAGGCAATACATTACCATTATCGCCGGATGCGATCGATTGTCCGCCATTACCCGCGCCCGGTGTTGAGTCACCATTAGCGCCACCTTCTGTTGGCCTATCAAGCGTTGGGGTTGCCTCGGATGTGTTTGAAGGCTGATGGATGAGGAAAGGCAGTTTTGGCGACTGACCTCCTGGATTTGTGATTCCACGGTTGGTTGATGAGGAGTAATCATCGTATGCGATCAATTGTCCAGAATTACCTGATATTGCTGAAGAAATTGTCAGGCATTTTGTCCCCAGCTTTAGTCCCACCACACTAGGGATACCAGGAGTGCTGGGACAGGCAGTACCGGGATCGGCAGGGGAAGCAATTAAATATAGTGATTCTGGCAAAGCTCCTCTGACGATCGCAAATTGTGTTACCAAAGGCGACTGCGGTAGAGGTTCCCTCACCAGTCTAAGGGGAGGACTGCTTGTGGGTAGCGATCGCACAAGTGGTAATCGCGATAGTGCATTTCTCTGTGGCGACAGAAGCAGTGAAAGCGGCAATGGCGAAGATCGTGATGGTGGCGTTACCACAACTGGTGGCGTTACCACAACTGGTGGCGTTACCACAACTGGTGGCGTTACCACAACGGGTGGCGTTACCACAACGGGTGGCGTTACCACAACGGGTGGCGTTACCACAACTGGTGGCGTTACCACAACGGGTGGNNNNNNNNNNNNNNNNNNNNNNNNNNNNNNNNNNNNNNNNNNNNNNNNNNNNNNNNNNNNNNNNNNNNNNNNNNNNNNNNNNNNNNNNNNNNNNNNNNNNGGTGGCGTTACCACAACGGGTGGCGTTACCACAACGGGTGGCGTTACCACAACTGGTGGCGTTACCACAACGGGTGGTGGTGCTGAGGTAATGATTTGAATATTGCCCAGAGTGAAGGGGCCAGGAAAAGACTGGGTAGGCGAAATCGTATCAGCACCAGTTGTCAAAGCACCCAAAGTGCCGTTAGTTGACGCATCACCGACAACAAACGGCGTGTTCAAATCTCCTCCTCCGTGGCGGATAATTATCGCACCATTACCTGTACCGCCAGCGGTGG
Coding sequences:
- a CDS encoding tetratricopeptide repeat protein; this translates as MRKRWLFPLLLSLSLVTIPLLAVGQTIDELFQQGKVAIESRNYSQAESIYRQAIQLYPNNAVTYYKLGNALYNQKKLEEAVENYRRAIQLDPNYAAAYHDLGIVLYSQKKLDEAIANYHRAIQLDPNSAITYVSLGNVLDDQKKSEEAIANYRRAIQLDPNSVYAYFNMGVALSRENNIEEAIASYRRAIQLDPNYAVAYNGLGNALIQQGKLDEALINYRRAIQLDPNLGAAYNGLGVALRQQGKLDEALINYRRAIQLDPNNANAYIGLGNALSDQKKLDEAIASYRQALRLPEDTTTTPASVHTSAHNNLGLVLQQQGKIEEAIAEFKQSITLDPNFVYAQNNLKEAERLLALRRNPQSIIVDDRQWLPSREKNPLVDIYRSVVWISADIPAGRNTGAGWVVKREGNKVWIITNRHVVSDAEGTRQPSENIEIEFYSEPPNGQFRRRYKAQLSKITNPDDSLDLAVLEVTGIPDDIKPLQMYSGIVSNTTLVRVIGHPNNGRYWSQVRGEISNVNPNETTLQIDANLAQGNSGGPVIDLENRVVVGVMVQITDGNQALDAADTNRDQPPTTGGFGFAYRIDVVMEKLRNWGILK
- a CDS encoding S-(hydroxymethyl)glutathione dehydrogenase/class III alcohol dehydrogenase, which translates into the protein MDVKAAVAFEAGKPLSIETVQLEGPKEGEVLVEIKATGVCHTDAYTLSGADPEGLFPAILGHEGAGVVVEVGSGVTSVKPGDRIIPLYIPECRNCKYCLSRKTNLCQAIRTTQGRGVMPDGTSRFSINGQPLHHYMGTSTFANYTVLPEIAVAKIREDAPFDKVCLIGCGVTTGIGAVINTAKVEPGANVVVFGLGGVGLNVIQGARMVGANMIVGVDLNPAKRTLAEKFGMTHFVNTQEIDGDLVSYLVELTGGGADYSFECIGNVNVMRQALECCHKGWGVSVVVGVAGAGQEISTRPFQLVTGRVWKGTAFGGARGRTDVPQIVDWYMNGLINIDNQVTHVMPITQINEAFALMHEGKSIRTVLTF
- the fghA gene encoding S-formylglutathione hydrolase, giving the protein MSASLNLISESACFGGTIGFYSHHSQACNSEMKFAVYQPPQAKLRSVPVLYFLSGLTCTEENFMVKAGALRFAAEYGLMLVAPDTSPRHTGIAGEDDDWDLGTGAGFYVDATIGPWKAHYRMYSYVVDELPAAIAQNFPAIPERQGIFGHSMGGHGALICALKNRDRYLSVSAFAPISAPMRCPWGQKAFSHYLGTDMETWRAYDASELVLTTKCDRPILIDQGTADVFLAKQQLLPEVFEQACAKAGVPLMLRMQEGYDHSYYFIATFMEDHIRHHAAVLCQ
- a CDS encoding CHAT domain-containing protein — translated: MRSLPTSSPPLRLVREPLPQSPLVTQFAIVRGALPESLYLIASPADPGTACPSTPGIPSVVGLKLGTKCLTISSAISGNSGQLIAYDDYSSSTNRGITNPGGQSPKLPFLIHQPSNTSEATPTLDRPTEGGANGDSTPGAGNGGQSIASGDNGNVLPSTNQPSNTSEATPTLEKPTDGGSNNPDTSPPTSPSIYTPPNVPEPTNELNTPSNGGSNDSSIAQGTQPSTLGEQNNPNNSITTSTEQASQPSTSPTQSNQNTATSTGTTQTPTSPTQSNQNTSTSTGTTQTRTSPTQSNQSSTTSTGTTQTRTSPTQSNQSSTTSTGTSQQNQPTQSTGQTNQNSTASNSTSQPNRPSTSPGRTNQTDPKIAQKMQECEQQVDSLKGMNLGNRTQVTYEKLIRCYEQNLAIAKEHNNRQWEQYAVNNLAVSYFVIGDYANSIKYHKEHLELARKMENRLGEALALGGLGAAYGAIGNYKKAIKYYNESLAITEAIPALEWEGPTKRNLGNAYLAQGNYDKAIEYQEQSLALVRQNKDRYGEAQALGNLGNVYTALGNFPRAIEYHQQSLVIAREIGDRLQEAQALLNVGSTYSAAGEYDKALEYHKQSLSIVQELRARLGEGIALTNLGDALFHLRQLIESEKNLFAGVEVWESLRAGLGISNDSDANKVSIFEIQSTTYRNLQEVLSDQSKINAALEVSEQGRARAYADLLAIRLGYTSGDRTTIDPPNIEKIKQIAKAQNATLVEYAITYSVFDVQGKRQAKESELFIWVIKPTGEVAFRRIDLKPLWQQQNISLADLVSTSRESIGVGGRGLFVSATVADKPGNQAQQLKQLHQLLIQPIADLLPENPEDRVIFVPQESLFLVPFAALQDASGKYLIEQHTISIAPAIQVLDLTHKQRQQVSENDVLVVGNPTMPSIPGKSGEPPQQLPSLPGAEREATAIATLLNTQAITGDRATKASIVQKMSNARIIHLATHGLLDDFRQLGMPGAIALAPSGKDDGLLTSSEILKLKLNAELVVLSACDTGRGKITGDGVIGLSRALIAAGVPSVIVSLWSVPDAPTAELMTEFYRQLQKNPDKVQALRQAMLATIKNHPDPKNWAAFTLIGSPD